Proteins co-encoded in one Astyanax mexicanus isolate ESR-SI-001 chromosome 1, AstMex3_surface, whole genome shotgun sequence genomic window:
- the mynn gene encoding myoneurin: MSHIPHSQFLLERLRKQRERGFLCDCTVTIGEAKYEAHYNVLAAFSDFFSTQSIDVGKGETTITLDPELVTCAVFEKLLDYMYTGSLTLEGGDELPSIEKAASYLGIQEVVVLCTQPQIEVPSSPGAERVASDVYPHSPLSPDDYEPLEPIEEVEKREQLENQQGNKDSSIQEATDSAEGSQSSSEQTTNRQSIQKRNRKPKTHFYERDEKTQSPISPRGRGRGRGGQRGRPRIRPLSCDRTDFVATVKSPATEKSTVTRGTGRPRGRPRKRPFPSEMADSMSTEESTTVANENNAEGTTDEPLESTNPDGDTEEVKANEGETGETDVDRTTLEAENAEEPVVLKRGRGRPRTRPLPPGTVSPVKNEEASTFTPNKEKEKEGPVRKRGRPRVKPLPSETSVNPEGGVEEEISKEVEGDDERGQAKTSSSEAPDNENSKDDDYDDDGPNETSSDVSPTSKIRTSNRKRSLSRKLRENQANSEVIEEEGEDVAREEWDGEQEDNTGQNKHRPICNICGNLFSEMSSLRRHMRIHKGIKPYQCQLCGRCFRQGNQLKTHTRIHTGEKPFHCTSCSACFAQKCQLVYHCRMHHGEEKPHKCDVCPASFATSSNLKIHMRTHSGEKPYECNDCGKRFTQASTLMYHKRRHTGEKPYVCDTCGMSFAVSSSLIAHSRKHTGVTPYICLDCGKPCLTSGELRKHMDIHNGSRRVTCNICGNTLSDIYSLKKHRALKHNAPPEQDTEPLKNEPIQCPINIPIDHQGLIARVRSVLAESPEASFPADSALATMPAETSMIIQHADATGAPMIFQHPDGSETPVIIQHAEGGEAQMISGSPMFIQHGESSEASVIIRHAESAETPMIIQHAESSETPMIIQRSEATGQPMIIQHSEGTGQPMIIQHAEGSGQPMIIQHAEGSGQPMIIQHAEGSGQPMIIQHAEGTGQPMIIQHAEGSGQPMIIQHAEGTGQPMIIQHDENSETPMLIQHGTGSEQVSYVVEQYEIPGSSDMEHAQIVIVQTID; this comes from the exons ATGAGCCATATCCCCCACAGCCAGTTCCTCCTGGAGCGGCTGAGAAAGCAGCGGGAGCGGGGTTTCCTCTGTGACTGCACCGTCACTATAGGAGAGGCTAAGTATGAAGCCCACTATAATGTACTGGCTGCTTTCAGCGACTTCTTCTCCACTCAGTCTATTGATGTTGGAAAAGGAGAGACCACCATAACCCTGGACCCAGAACTGGTGACCTGTGCAGTGTTTGAGAAGCTGCTGGATTATATGTACACGGGGAGCTTGACTCTGGAAGG TGGGGATGAGCTTCCAAGTATTGAAAAAGCAGCATCTTACCTCGGGATTCAAGAGGTGGTGGTTCTTTGTACTCAGCCTCAGATTGAGGTCCCAAGCAGCCCTGGTGCTGAGAGGGTGGCGAGCGACGTGTATCCTCACTCTCCGCTGAGCCCCGATGACTACGAACCACTGGAACCCATTGAGGAGGTGGAGAAGAGAGAGCAGTTAGAAAACCAACAAGGAAATAAGGACAGCAGCATTCAAGAGGCAACTGATTCAGCTGAGGGGTCGCAGTCATCCAGTGAACAAACCACAAACAGACAGAGCATTCAGAAAAGGAATCGAAAGCCCAAGACTCATTTTTATGAGAGGGATGAAAAAACTCAAAGCCCAATTTCACCGAGAGGAAGAGGTCGAGGAAGAGGCGGGCAGAGAGGTCGCCCTCGGATAAGGCCGCTGTCTTGTGACAGGACTGATTTTGTAGCAACAGTAAAAAGTCCAGCCACAGAGAAGAGTACAGTAACTAGAGGAACGGGAAGGCCCAGAGGCCGTCCACGGAAAAGGCCGTTTCCATCAGAAATGGCAGACTCTATGAGCACTGAGGAAAGCACAACAGTAGCAAATGAAAACAATGCAGAGGGCACTACAGATGAACCACTTGAGTCTACCAATCCAGATGGTGATACTGAGGAAGTAAAAGCAAATGAAGGAGAGACTGGTGAGACAGATGTAGACAGGACAACGTTAGAAGCAGAGAATGCTGAGGAACCTGTGGTCCTGAAACGAGGGAGAGGACGACCACGGACAAGGCCACTTCCTCCAGGAACAGTAAGCCCAGTCAAAAATGAGGAGGCCTCTACATTTACACCaaacaaagaaaaggaaaaggaagGGCCTGTACGTAAGCGAGGAAGGCCACGGGTTAAGCCTCTGCCGTCAGAAACATCTGTGAACCCTGAAGGAGGTGTGGAGGAGGAGATTTCCAAAGAGGTTGAGGGAGATGATGAGAGAGGCCAGGCAAAGACCTCCTCTTCCGAAGCGCCAGATAATGAAAATTCAaaagatgatgattatgatgatgatggtcCTAATGAGACTTCTTCTGATGTCAGTCCAACTTCAAAGATAAGGACAAGCAATAGAAAGAGGAGTCTAAGCAGAAAGTTGAGGGAGAACCAAGCCAACAGTGAAGTAATCGAAGAGGAAGGTGAGGATGTAGCCAGAGAGGAATGGGATGGAGAACAGGAAGATAATACTGGACAAAATAAGCACCGGCCTATTTGTAACATCTGTGGGAACCTGTTCTCAGAAATGAGCAGCCTGCGCAGACACATGCGTATACACAAAGGTATCAAGCCATATCAATGCCAGCTCTGTGGACGCTGCTTCAGGCAAGGAAACCAACTCAAGACACATACACGTATTCACACAG GAGAGAAGCCATTCCACTGCACCAGTTGTTCTGCATGCTTTGCCCAGAAATGCCAGTTAGTCTATCACTGTCGTATGCATCATGGAGAAGAAAAGCCACACAAGTGTGACGTCTGCCCTGCGTCTTTTGCAACATCCAGTAATCTTAAGATCCATATGag GACGCACAGTGGGGAAAAGCCATATGAATGTAATGACTGTGGCAAGCGTTTCACCCAGGCGAGCACTTTGATGTACCACAAGCGGCGACACACAGGGGAGAAGCCGTACGTCTGTGACACATGTGGCATGTCCTTCGCTGTTTCCAGCTCCCTAATCGCACACTCCAGGAAACACACAG GAGTGACACCTTATATCTGTTTGGATTGTGGGAAACCCTGCTTAACATCTGGGGAACTTAGAAAGCATATGGACATCCATAACG GATCAAGAAGAGTGACCTGCAATATTTGTGGAAATACTCTTTCTGATATTTATAGCCTGAAGAAGCACAGAGCTTTAAAACACAATG CCCCTCCAGAGCAAGACACTGAACCATTGAAAAATGAACCAATACAGTGTCCGATTAACATTCCAATTGACCATCAAGGTCTCATAGCACGAGTGCGCTCCGTTTTAGCTGAATCCCCAGAAGCAAGTTTTCCAGCAGATTCAGCTCTAGCCACAATGCCTGCGGAGACATCAATGATCATCCAACATGCAGATGCTACAGGAGCACCAATGATCTTCCAACATCCAGATGGCTCAGAGACACCAGTGATCATCCAACATGCAGAAGGTGGCGAGGCACAAATGATCTCAGGATCACCAATGTTCATTCAACATGGAGAATCTTCAGAAGCCTCAGTCATTATTCGACATGCAGAATCTGCAGAGACACCAATGATAATTCAACATGCAGAATCATCTGAAACCCCAATGATAATTCAACGTTCAGAGGCCACAGGACAACCAATGATCATTCAGCATTCAGAGGGCACAGGACAGCCGATGATAATCCAGCATGCAGAAGGCTCAGGACAACCAATGATCATCCAGCATGCTGAGGGCTCAGGACAACCAATGATCATCCAGCATGCTGAGGGCTCAGGACAACCAATGATCATCCAGCATGCAGAGGGCACAGGACAACCAATGATAATCCAGCATGCAGAGGGCTCAGGACAACCAATGATCATCCAGCATGCAGAGGGCACTGGTCAGCCGATGATCATCCAACATGATGAAAATTCAGAAACACCAATGCTTATCCAGCATGGAACAGGCTCAGAGCAAGTAAGCTATGTTGTAGAGCAGTATGAAATTCCTGGATCCTCCGACATGGAGCATGCTCAGATTGTTATTGTTCAGACTATTGATTAA
- the lrrc34 gene encoding leucine-rich repeat-containing protein 34 → MVTGTQGGCLAVQQVKAGLVMGDLKGVYLSVCDDLQLDPNPCVSRVLTEAHSCSSGISLRLRGNERRSGVNRLSDTDLLLLSKTLRNEGSVKAVDLRYNRIADEGAGHLADLLQENEALESLDLMCNDIEVQGAERLAKSLHQNATLKRLRMTGNKIGNKGAKHFASMLQINTSLEDLDVSDCDLGTQSLIAFAIVLNNNRNIRSINISRPLLFSLQEETTIHMARMLAVNQTLRELHMGKHGMTDSGVERLCEALMINCTLRYLDLRCNRISRDGAKCLAGVLKKNNTLEILDLSSNRIEDDGAVYLSKAIMQPHCKLRALSITSNNIATTGLVSLTKAMVSNPQLTHIYIWGNRLEEPLCVAFSQLIASGRLLKEHTDVFPYEVDGHFYLAEVFHGLRRHYYWTPSYSQDGDPASNAALALNTSQCLELQP, encoded by the exons ATGGTAACAGGGACACAGGGCGGTTGTTTGGCTGTGCAGCAGGTGAAGGCAGGGTTAGTTATGGGGGATCTGAAGGgggtctacctgtctgtctgtgatGATCTTCAGCTGGATCCAAACCCCTGTGTTTCCCGAGTGCTGACAGAGGCGCACAGCTGCAGCAG CGGTATTTCACTCAGACTGAGGGGGAACGAGCGGCGGAGCGGAGTGAACAGACTGAGCGATacagatctgctgctgctgtctaaAACACTTCGTAATGAAGGGTCTGTGAAAG CTGTAGATCTGAGGTACAACAGGATTGCAGATGAAGGAGCTGGTCATCTGGCAGATCTCCTTCAG GAGAATGAGGCTCTGGAGTCTCTTGATTTGATGTGCAACGATATTGAGGTTCAGGGTGCAGAAAGACTCGCTAAGAGTTTGCAT CAAAATGCAACGTTGAAGAGACTGAGAATGACTGGCAATAAGATTGGGAACAAAGGTGCGAAGCACTTTGCCAGCATGTTGCAAATCAACACCTCGTTAGAAGATCTGGACGTGTCCGACTGTGATCTG GGCACACAGAGTTTGATTGCATTTGCCATTGTCCTTAACAATAACAGGAACATTCGTTCCATCAACATCAGCCGACCCCTTCTCTTCAGCCTGCAG GAGGAGACTACAATCCATATGGCTCGGATGTTGGCAGTTAATCAGACTTTGAGGGAGCTTCACATGGGGAAGCATGGCATGACAGATTCTGGTGTTGAGAGACTGTGTGAAGCACTGATGATAAACTGCACCCTGCGGTACCTGGATCTCCGCTG taaCAGAATTTCAAGGGATGGAGCAAAGTGCTTGGCAGGAGtcctgaaaaaaaacaacaccttGGAAATTTTGGATCTATCCTCCAATCGGATTGAAGACGATGGTGCCGTGTATCTAAGTAAAGCCATTATGCAGCCGCACTGCAAACTAAGAGC GCTCTCCATTACAAGTAACAACATTGCCACCACTGGACTGGTGTCCCTCACCAAAGCTATGGTTTCCAATCCACAGCtgacacacatttacatttgggGGAATAGACTTGAGGAACCATTGTGTGTG GCGTTCTCCCAGCTTATTGCCAGTGGGCGATTGTTGAAGGAGCATACTGATGTGTTTCCCTACGAAGTGGACGGTCATTTTTATTTGGCTGAAGTGTTCCATGGTCTGCGGAGGCATTACTACTGGACACCAAGCTACAGCCAGGACGGAGACCCTGCCAGTAATGCAGCACTGGCCCTAAACACGTCAcaatgcctggagctgcagccctGA